gagcttccggcgcatcgttttctatggaaagcatcacgtggtcgcctgtcatgtcatagaaaagtaagctcaggaagctccggcccggacacggcccggtctaacgtgagtcatcctttaaacggTTTCCCCTTAGGCAAAAGtgcaataggtattacttaCTTCACTAACTTCGCCTACTAAGAGGCTAATCGCGACTTTGTtatggtttatcgataacttctcacatcactagattatcgacattacatgtcgactattgcccatcacttttctggctgtgtacgtatttagaaacttgactccgcccctaaaattagtgcgatagggacaactgcagctgaggcgaaaaatcctgcgtaaaaatgtcaaaaatcgaggtttcgtactccactgtttcctcctccaaaacttaaccaatcgtaaccaaatttggaattctaaatgattatgaaattatctgtgtcggaccgttttgcttttttggctaattgttATCAGTTTtggttttgaataccacgcctctcattgcggcatagtcaattaggccattttggccatttttgaagggctccagcgccttaaaaaacaaaaatatcaaaaaaagcaaaacggtccgacacagatattgacaataataatctgtgttgaaaaaatcattgctctagcttcaaaaaccacggaggaaaacgtggagtacgtttgtatggaggaatgaccactcgtGTTGGCTCTTAAGCATTGCAGTAATTTTGAGCAGCAATGTAggattatattcaaatttcgtcaagtggacgaaaactagcgcaataaCCTTATTCACTGGGTAAAAAGGACATATCTAGATTGAACTTAAAACaggtttacttttattaaatcttttattGATTCCGTATGGCTACACTACAGAACACTTGTTCTGATCGATTCATATCCGTTGAttatttttgtacctattacTGTACTGGAAATCCTTTAAGTCCGAACAGTATTCCTAACAGCTGCGCACGCTGCTGCATCGTCTTGAAACGGGTCGGCAACCGCGGCGGCGCCTACCACAACGCCGTTCACAAATGTAAAGGTAGCATGTATACCCAAACAGAACTGTTAATAGAGCAGCTAACAACAACACTTGGCATTTGGGATCTTTAACACATTTGTTGGATATATCTGAGAGACAACTAGTCTTGGAACATCTAGATGTTATAATGATTGGTTTTTCAAGTTCCGCTTTTGACATTTTATAACGGCGTTTCATATCATTATCTTGTTAATCAATGCATCGGCCACTCCGTGGTGGACAGTTTTTATTTGCAACATAATATACCAATGATATCAGCAGAGCCATGAGACTAACTATCAAGACTATTTTGGCACATTCGTTGGAATCTCTACCGCCCTTAGACATTGTACTGCCTGTTTTCTTTCTAGGAAGTTTTTTCATTAACGTACTTCCTCCGGCAGAAATGGTCATATTTTCTCATCTATAGGCAATTATTGTTCACTTAGGTATACACACCCGTGCCAATATGCACAACAAAATCCATTAGATAGGTGATTAGGGAATGCATGCATAAAATTAGAGAGAAATACAAGGAGCTTAGGAATGCATACCTATTATAGTAAGAATAACTCAATCTCAAATCCAGTCATTATTTaggttgttttttattatttcacgGCAGATTTCAACACAGGTCTTTTTACATTTTGACACCAAATCAGAATTGTCTCTTAAATTGTCACAGGCTGTATACTTGACAGTTAGAACACAGAGAATGATTACTTATTTCgccagtatttttttatggATTTTAGCAttcttctgcccgcgacttcgtctgacGACTGGAATGACGTGACGGTGATGATTGATTAACAACTACCCTCTATACCTATCCTTCCCCGGGtttcaaactatctccatatcgAATTTCATCGTTTCATCGGTTTATGTTTGTGTgaatgaagaggtaacagacagacagatactttcgtatttattgttaagatattattttatgtcggcAAGCTATCTTACGGACAATAATGAAATtattcaagatggcggccgtttATTCCAATTTCGCCTACATATTAAGCGGCCTTCAGTTCAGATCATTAGTTATAATCCTTTAATCTTACCAatgaattcaaaaatcggccaagagcatgtcgagCCATGCTTAGTGTTGGGGTACCgttagttaccattctgtcaaaataggctaaaccttagagaatataaccaaacggagacgccttgtttgtaattttctgtacaaaacagtgtCTGCCGATTATTTTTTGCTgtggaggggcacgtcaaatgtatacgtaatgTAAAAAtagcatagaaggtaggatcctatagaagtggtatacgcaggcctccgtgagggacaaaacatacgcaatgcgacactatgattggtcgaatttatttgttgcccaccataatccatactaaattaacggtggggaacaaataaaatgtgagactgtgacaaggacaaacaataatagctctttggCTGCTACTAAGATACaaaagactatcctgttcggtcacttcccCCCATctttcatgccagatccagttatatactgCACTGCCTGCACGTTTGACGGATTTTAAagttattagtgttattacgCAGGGATTTGAGAACTTTAATTAGAGAAGCAGGCTTAGATTGTATAATAAAACTTATGATAACACTTAGTTTAGTAAGtgacaaaaaatatttaggactttaaaaataactaagaattctaaaaaatgtatttttattacaggaacacttaaaaataagaaaagttaaACTTAGTATTTTTATTCAATAAGCCCAAAGTCCCAACAGGAAATTGGAGAAACTTATTTTTTAACAGTTGGGTATTTTCAGCACCAGATCCAGGATTATGGCTTGGATTTAATGAGATAATGCAATGCAACTGATATAATAAATAGCATTCATGGAAATGGTATGTTGTCCAACATAATCAAACATgtcaaataaaacaatataacaTTTGTAATAAAAGTTTATACTGAAAATTACAGATACAAGTTAACAAACACCAAAATGAGCAAGTTAACTAAAACATAACATCATTTAAACAATTTTGAATAAGGCTTTAAGGATTAGAGTAAATGTATGGACATGAACAGTTAGCCACAGTTGTGTAGTGTTTCCTTCTGTAAAGTGAAGCCAACTTTGGACTTAATTACTAGTCTACAGGGTCTTCCGCCCGCGGGAAGGAGGGGTCCTTTCTATAAGAAAAACCAACTTCCAGAAATGTTAAGCTTGACTGTTTGCAAAAGAAACTAGTCTATATCCTctaaatttaatttgaatgtttatacatacaataaaacttataaataacaagTCATCATTGTTCGCGTAAAACAAATCATAAACAAAAAGTGGCCCAACTTCTAGACTCAACTACAAACTTGATTCAAACCACTCATTTCATGAAAATACTTTTGCCAAATTACTATTTAAGGGCTAATCATAGCTACCACACTATTATTCATATAAAAGCACAAACATTAATAATGCACTTCTAAATGTCTAAAGAGTTTTACATGACTATGGAGATTCAAGGATGTCTATTCTATATCAGGAAGATCCTCTTCCTCAGCAGAACTGGAGTCGTCCTTTTCAAGTTCATCCCCAAATGGGCCTATTTTGTTTGAAAACATGTCATTCATCTCAAGCATGTCATCGTCACTTTCATCCTCCTCCTGCCAGCGATTGAAGTCCACCTTTAGCCAATGATGCTTCTTCTTGTCACTCGTTAGTGTGGGCCAAAATGACTCATCAGTCTTTTCTTTCATTAACACGAGCTCAATGTATCTCCCTTTGTTGACTTGTGTGCTTTTCTCGGGGTCTATTTCGGCATACAAGGGTATATCAACTTGAAGTAGTTTGCGGTCTGGAGCACATATTCCTCTAAATGAAACCGATTTCTTTTCAATTTTTATATCCGGTTTTTCACATTCAacattaaatgtcaaaaaaacacgAGTGCTTCTCTGAGCCCATGAAACCGATGGTGGAGTAACGATTGTTTCCGAAGTCATAATAACTGAAAtgacaataattattattagtcACTTAACCCGTATTGTAATTAGATTCACATAGCTACAACATCGGCTTTTTAATACTTACAGAGGTTAAATAATAGCTTGTTTGCGATATCGGCACGTTGCTACACAGTCAGCAGCTACCTACAGGACCAATTATGTTTTTAATCATGGAATAAAATCACGTCACGTCAAGTAGTACGTCAACCCAAGGCGATGTCGTATGTCTATGTCGCCGATGTCACATTCAGTGTGACCAGTAAAAtactcaaaatattttattttaaggctTAGTGCAGACGTGATAAAATGTCTATAGCCCGCTCCACCACACCCGTGCGCGAaacgcggcgcgaagccgcgaacgtgagtgtggaGTCAAGATCGcagatctgcgaaatcgacttaTGGGCGTTATGGGTACGACGcacaaggtcgcggtgcggtgcggtagtctgttacggcttttaagtgATCAAAAAATGATACTGTCAAGGGCAGTATGGCCTTTGGTCTTAGCCTGTCCAGAAAGgacgaacaaaaaaaaaaaattatactttcAAGTCAAGAGTTCAAGTAATGTCATATTTGTTTCGAGCACGCGCTGATTGGTGAATACaaaattatacaatttaaattatagcataccttgTTATCTAAAATAGCGATCCATCGTAAGTCGCCGGTAAATTTACAACATAAATCTTGTGCTTTCTTGATTTTAGCGCACATACATACACAAAGATTTGTTAATTGAGTTGATCGGAGCCAAGATTTGGCACCTGGTACTCTTTCTTTAAAGATAAGTTTATTATAGTGCCTCATAAAGTTTGGTACGTTATTAATATGACTATATCGAATAGAACTTTAGTTCAAATTGCTGCCTGGGGTGGCATAATAGTGAGCACTACAGGATTTTATCTACAACACCGGTTAATTGACAAGGTCCGAGACTATGAGTATTATAGAAACGCACTGAAGACCTTGAGAACTCATGCCGGGGCTGTGTACTATTTAGGAGAACCGATTAAAGACAAACGTTTTAAAATTACAGACCCAGAAAATAATACCGCAGATGACAAATCTGCTAGATTTAAAATTCCTGTGTCGGGTCCAAAAGATAGAGGAACATACAGTTTTTGGGCTGAAAAAACCAATGACGAATGGAAACTAACTCGTGCTGAACTTGAATTGAAATCAAAACCAGATTCCAAGTTGGTGATATTGAAATAAGTAAATGTGGTTAGATTTTCCAGACTTCTAATAAGGTAGTAATAGTCAAAGTTGTATTAAATTTGTGTAACtatgtaaatgtttatttattttgtt
Above is a window of Cydia splendana chromosome Z, ilCydSple1.2, whole genome shotgun sequence DNA encoding:
- the LOC134805346 gene encoding uncharacterized protein CG16817-like, which codes for MTSETIVTPPSVSWAQRSTRVFLTFNVECEKPDIKIEKKSVSFRGICAPDRKLLQVDIPLYAEIDPEKSTQVNKGRYIELVLMKEKTDESFWPTLTSDKKKHHWLKVDFNRWQEEDESDDDMLEMNDMFSNKIGPFGDELEKDDSSSAEEEDLPDIE